The following are from one region of the Tenacibaculum dicentrarchi genome:
- the rsmH gene encoding 16S rRNA (cytosine(1402)-N(4))-methyltransferase RsmH translates to MNYHSPVLLKESVDALNIKEDGVYVDVTFGGGGHSKEILSRLGENGRLFAFDQDPDAAQNVIDDSRFVLIGENFRFISRFLRFYGIQKVDGILADLGVSSHQFDEADRGFSTRFDADLDMRMDQKSDLSAKKIINKYSEERLADILFLYGELRNARMLAKKIVEARELKPIDTSFQLKEVLKEFLPEAKEHKILAQIFQAVRIEVNQELEVLKELLEQMPGLLNEQGRLSIISYHSLEDRLVKRFIRTGLFVGEPEKDFYGNFTVPLKKIGKLIIPSREEIKVNNRARSAKLRIATLK, encoded by the coding sequence ATGAATTATCATAGTCCAGTTTTGTTAAAGGAAAGTGTCGATGCTCTTAATATTAAAGAGGATGGAGTGTATGTAGATGTAACTTTTGGTGGCGGTGGTCATTCAAAAGAAATATTAAGTAGGTTGGGCGAAAATGGAAGGCTTTTTGCTTTTGATCAAGACCCTGATGCTGCACAAAATGTAATAGACGATAGTCGTTTTGTTTTAATTGGTGAAAACTTTAGATTTATTTCTAGATTTTTGCGTTTTTATGGCATTCAAAAAGTAGATGGTATTTTAGCAGATTTAGGCGTGTCTTCTCATCAGTTTGATGAAGCTGATAGAGGTTTTTCTACTCGTTTTGACGCTGATTTAGATATGAGAATGGATCAGAAATCTGATTTATCTGCTAAAAAAATTATCAACAAATATAGCGAAGAGCGTTTGGCGGATATTTTGTTTTTATATGGCGAATTAAGAAATGCCAGAATGTTAGCTAAAAAAATTGTAGAAGCTAGAGAGCTAAAACCAATTGATACGAGTTTTCAGTTGAAAGAGGTATTAAAAGAATTTCTTCCTGAAGCGAAAGAACATAAAATACTAGCACAAATATTCCAAGCTGTTAGAATTGAAGTAAATCAAGAATTAGAGGTTTTAAAAGAACTTTTAGAGCAGATGCCTGGTTTGTTAAACGAGCAAGGTAGGTTAAGCATTATTTCATACCACTCACTAGAAGACAGGTTAGTAAAACGATTTATAAGAACAGGATTGTTTGTTGGTGAGCCAGAAAAAGATTTTTATGGTAATTTTACGGTTCCTTTGAAAAAAATAGGCAAGTTAATTATTCCTTCTAGAGAAGAAATAAAAGTAAATAATAGAGCGCGAAGTGCTAAACTTCGAATAGCAACACTAAAATAA
- a CDS encoding FtsL-like putative cell division protein — protein sequence MSKVKEGIYDVLRGRFLTDDNSFNNWGILIFVVSLLLIMISSSHRLDAKVVKIAKLNRKKRELRAEDFDTSTELTKMRLESSIRKNVKSKGLFPAKNPPQKIKVTTKK from the coding sequence ATGTCAAAAGTAAAGGAGGGAATTTACGATGTTTTACGAGGGCGATTTTTAACAGATGATAATTCGTTTAATAATTGGGGTATCTTAATTTTTGTAGTGAGTTTACTATTAATTATGATATCGAGTTCTCATCGTTTAGATGCTAAAGTAGTGAAAATCGCGAAACTCAATAGGAAAAAAAGAGAGCTCAGAGCCGAAGATTTTGATACCAGTACAGAGTTAACTAAAATGAGGTTAGAAAGTAGTATTCGAAAAAATGTAAAATCAAAAGGCTTGTTTCCTGCAAAAAATCCTCCTCAAAAAATAAAAGTAACAACTAAAAAATAA
- a CDS encoding penicillin-binding protein, with the protein MVIKKSILNRLYVVVVLMTLFLLFIIFRVIKLQYFDGDKYRKLSLEKTVKNDTIFANRGNVYAADGNLLATSITKYTIRMDAVVVKSAVFEKNIRALSDSLSQMLGKPASYYQGKIRRARKRKNRYLLIARNIGYNNCAKMRTFPIFNEGIYRGGFIAEQSTVRVHPIGKIAARTIGYDNKKGGAGIEGAFADYMQGENGWRLKQKIAKGQWKPINDVNEKEPVDGSDVITTIDVNIQDITHHALLRQLNYFQADHGCAVVMEVETGEIKAISNLGRTSEGKYYEKRNYAVWETHEPGSTFKLASLMAVLEDRVADTSDVVDCGNGRIFINNRKVEDSKNGGHGKISLARIFEVSSNVGIVKTIRKNYDKNPKKFIKRIKSFGLDKLTDVKIKGEGKPYIPNPLEKSWSPISLEWMAWGYGVHLTALQTLTFYNAVANNGKLVKPYFVKELRMGGNVEKRFETVVLKEKIASQNTINKVRKVMENVVKKGTAESMYSSRFSMAGKTGTAKKWIPKHKNKSGKTVYGHYSNKKYVASFVGFFPADKPKYSCIVVVHSPDKDKGYYGAKVAAPVFKDIAQKIYTTTPINNQLVSDEISSESIDKEYQDYYNKLIKYKTIMPKVIGMSAMDAIALLENMGLHVEFSGMGKVTEQSIDNGVKVSKGATVYLKLL; encoded by the coding sequence ATGGTTATAAAAAAAAGCATATTAAACAGGCTCTATGTGGTAGTAGTTTTAATGACGCTTTTTTTATTGTTTATTATTTTTAGGGTTATTAAACTTCAATATTTCGATGGCGACAAGTATCGTAAGCTTTCTTTAGAAAAAACAGTAAAAAATGATACCATATTTGCCAATAGAGGAAATGTGTATGCGGCTGATGGAAATCTGCTAGCAACTTCGATTACAAAATATACCATTAGAATGGATGCTGTTGTGGTAAAATCGGCGGTGTTTGAAAAAAACATACGCGCTTTATCGGATTCATTATCTCAAATGTTAGGAAAGCCTGCTAGTTATTATCAAGGTAAAATTAGACGGGCTCGAAAACGAAAAAATCGCTATTTATTAATTGCCCGAAATATTGGTTATAATAATTGTGCGAAAATGAGAACTTTTCCAATTTTTAACGAGGGTATTTACAGGGGTGGTTTTATTGCCGAACAAAGCACTGTTAGGGTGCACCCTATTGGTAAGATTGCTGCTCGAACAATTGGCTACGACAATAAAAAAGGAGGTGCGGGTATTGAAGGAGCTTTTGCCGATTATATGCAAGGTGAAAATGGTTGGCGTTTAAAGCAAAAAATAGCCAAAGGGCAATGGAAACCTATTAACGATGTTAATGAAAAAGAACCAGTTGATGGTAGTGATGTTATTACCACGATTGACGTTAATATTCAAGATATTACCCATCACGCATTACTTAGGCAGTTAAATTATTTTCAGGCAGACCACGGATGTGCCGTAGTTATGGAGGTTGAAACAGGTGAAATTAAAGCAATTTCTAATTTAGGAAGAACATCCGAAGGAAAATATTACGAAAAAAGAAATTATGCGGTTTGGGAAACTCATGAGCCTGGTTCTACGTTTAAATTAGCGAGTTTAATGGCTGTTCTAGAAGACCGAGTTGCAGATACTTCTGATGTTGTTGATTGTGGAAATGGTAGAATTTTTATTAACAATAGAAAGGTAGAAGATAGTAAAAATGGCGGTCATGGTAAAATTTCATTGGCACGTATTTTTGAGGTTTCATCAAATGTTGGAATTGTAAAAACGATTCGAAAAAATTATGATAAAAACCCCAAGAAGTTTATAAAACGAATAAAATCTTTTGGCTTAGATAAACTTACCGATGTTAAAATAAAAGGAGAAGGAAAACCATATATTCCAAATCCGTTAGAAAAAAGTTGGAGTCCTATTTCATTAGAATGGATGGCTTGGGGGTATGGAGTTCATTTAACAGCTCTGCAAACATTAACTTTTTATAATGCAGTGGCAAATAATGGGAAATTGGTAAAACCTTATTTTGTAAAAGAATTAAGGATGGGAGGAAATGTTGAAAAACGTTTTGAAACGGTTGTTTTAAAAGAAAAAATTGCCTCTCAAAACACCATTAATAAAGTTAGAAAGGTAATGGAAAATGTGGTGAAAAAAGGAACAGCTGAAAGTATGTATTCTTCACGATTTTCTATGGCAGGAAAAACAGGAACAGCTAAAAAATGGATTCCTAAACATAAAAATAAATCGGGTAAAACGGTTTATGGGCATTATTCGAATAAAAAATATGTAGCTTCTTTTGTCGGTTTTTTTCCTGCGGATAAACCTAAATATTCGTGTATTGTAGTGGTGCATAGCCCCGATAAAGACAAAGGATATTATGGAGCTAAGGTTGCTGCACCAGTATTTAAAGATATTGCTCAGAAAATTTACACTACAACACCTATTAACAATCAATTAGTTTCTGATGAAATTTCATCAGAAAGTATTGATAAAGAATATCAAGATTATTACAATAAATTAATAAAATATAAAACGATTATGCCTAAAGTTATAGGTATGAGTGCTATGGATGCCATTGCATTATTAGAAAATATGGGATTACATGTAGAATTTTCAGGAATGGGGAAAGTAACAGAACAATCTATTGATAATGGTGTAAAAGTATCAAAAGGAGCAACCGTTTATTTAAAGTTATTATAA
- a CDS encoding UDP-N-acetylmuramoyl-L-alanyl-D-glutamate--2,6-diaminopimelate ligase, producing the protein MKKLKDILHKVSVNKIYGTIQERINAVVFDSRLVQKNDVFIAQKGGTVDGHQFIEKAIDLGATVIVCQDIPSDKKQDITYIEVTDSDATLAIMAANFYDNPSKKLQLVGITGTNGKTTIASLLYQLFKKAGHKVGLLSTVKIMVDDKEHKATHTTPNSLAINKYLSLMIDAGVTHCFMEVSSHGIHQKRTEGLHFTGGVFTNLSHDHLDYHKTFAEYRDVKKSFFDVLPKSAFALVNIDDKNGQIMLQNTKAKKQTYALKTLADFKAKVLEKRFSGSLLYINAVEVWTKLIGEFNASNLLAIFGVANLLGLEKLETLRLISDLKSVSGRFEYIISSDGVTAVVDYAHTPDALKNVLQTINDIRTDTQSIFTVVGCGGDRDITKRPKMALIAAQLSSQAIFTSDNPRTENPQLIIDQMEAGVSAENYKKTLSVLNRKQAIKTACKLAQTGDIILIAGKGHEDYQEINGVKHHFDDLEEVKNCFNQLKKA; encoded by the coding sequence TTGAAAAAATTAAAAGACATATTACATAAAGTATCTGTAAATAAAATTTATGGAACTATTCAAGAAAGGATCAATGCAGTTGTGTTTGATAGCCGCTTGGTACAAAAAAACGATGTATTTATTGCTCAAAAAGGCGGTACTGTTGATGGGCATCAATTTATAGAAAAAGCTATTGATTTAGGAGCAACAGTTATTGTTTGCCAGGATATTCCTTCGGATAAAAAACAAGACATTACCTATATTGAGGTAACTGATTCGGATGCCACTTTAGCTATTATGGCGGCTAATTTTTATGATAATCCATCAAAAAAATTGCAATTAGTAGGAATTACAGGAACTAATGGAAAAACAACAATTGCTAGTTTATTGTATCAACTTTTTAAAAAAGCGGGGCATAAAGTAGGCTTGTTATCTACCGTAAAAATTATGGTGGATGATAAAGAGCATAAAGCAACACATACCACGCCAAATTCATTAGCGATAAACAAGTATTTATCATTAATGATTGATGCAGGAGTAACTCATTGTTTTATGGAGGTGAGTTCACATGGAATTCATCAAAAACGTACCGAAGGTTTACATTTTACAGGGGGTGTTTTTACCAATTTATCGCACGATCATTTAGATTATCATAAAACGTTTGCAGAGTATAGAGATGTTAAAAAATCATTTTTTGATGTTTTGCCAAAATCGGCATTTGCCTTGGTAAATATTGATGATAAAAATGGGCAAATAATGTTGCAAAATACCAAAGCTAAAAAGCAAACTTATGCTTTAAAAACTCTTGCTGATTTTAAAGCAAAGGTATTAGAAAAACGTTTTTCAGGAAGTTTATTATATATAAATGCTGTTGAGGTTTGGACAAAATTAATTGGTGAATTTAACGCCTCTAATTTGTTAGCTATTTTTGGTGTTGCTAATTTATTAGGATTAGAAAAACTAGAAACATTGAGGTTAATAAGCGATTTAAAAAGCGTTAGCGGGCGCTTTGAATATATTATTTCAAGCGATGGAGTAACTGCTGTTGTTGATTATGCACACACGCCAGATGCGCTGAAAAATGTATTGCAAACAATTAATGATATTCGTACAGATACTCAAAGTATTTTTACTGTTGTAGGTTGCGGTGGTGATAGAGATATTACAAAACGACCAAAAATGGCACTAATTGCGGCGCAATTAAGTAGTCAGGCAATATTTACTTCGGATAATCCTCGAACTGAAAATCCACAGCTAATTATTGATCAAATGGAAGCAGGAGTATCGGCTGAAAACTACAAAAAAACACTATCAGTTTTAAATAGAAAACAAGCAATAAAAACAGCATGTAAATTAGCCCAAACAGGAGATATTATATTAATTGCAGGAAAGGGGCACGAAGATTATCAAGAAATAAATGGTGTAAAACATCATTTTGATGATTTGGAGGAAGTGAAAAATTGTTTTAATCAACTAAAAAAAGCATAA
- the mraY gene encoding phospho-N-acetylmuramoyl-pentapeptide-transferase, translating to MLYYIFQYLESEFNLTGASVFQFITFRAAMAFIMSLLISTIFGKRIINFLRTLQIGETVRDLGLAGQVQKAGTPTMGGLIIILATLVPVLLLAKLENIYIIILLITTIWMGFIGFTDDYIKVFKKDKAGLKGRFKVLGQVGLGIIVGAMLYFHPNVTMKEQLPASQQTEQVNGKVKVFGEAYKSTKTTVPFLKNNELDYAKALSFLGDDYQKYGWIVFIFVVVFIVTGISNGANLTDGIDGLAAGTSAIMVIALAIFAWVSGNIIFADYLDVMYIPNSGEMTVFIFAFAGALIGFLWYNTYPAQVFMGDTGSLTIGGIIAVIAIAIRKELLLPILAGIFVVENLSVILQVFYFKYTKKRFGEGRRIFKMAPLHHHYQKLNYHESKIVTRFWIVGILLAVLTIVTLKLR from the coding sequence ATGCTATATTATATATTTCAATATTTAGAAAGTGAATTTAACTTAACGGGCGCTAGTGTTTTTCAGTTTATTACCTTTCGTGCAGCAATGGCTTTTATTATGTCATTGTTAATTTCTACTATTTTTGGAAAACGAATTATCAACTTTTTAAGAACATTACAAATTGGCGAAACGGTACGTGATTTAGGTTTAGCTGGGCAGGTTCAAAAAGCAGGAACACCAACAATGGGAGGGCTTATTATTATCCTTGCTACTTTAGTTCCGGTATTATTATTGGCAAAACTAGAAAATATTTACATCATTATTTTATTGATAACCACTATTTGGATGGGATTTATCGGTTTTACAGATGATTATATAAAAGTGTTTAAAAAGGATAAAGCAGGTTTAAAAGGTCGCTTTAAAGTGTTAGGACAGGTTGGTTTAGGTATTATTGTTGGGGCTATGTTGTATTTTCATCCAAATGTTACTATGAAAGAACAGCTCCCTGCTAGTCAGCAAACAGAACAAGTTAATGGTAAGGTTAAGGTATTTGGAGAGGCGTATAAATCAACAAAAACTACCGTTCCTTTTTTAAAAAATAATGAGTTAGACTATGCAAAAGCACTTAGTTTTTTAGGCGATGATTATCAAAAATACGGTTGGATTGTATTTATATTTGTCGTTGTTTTTATTGTAACAGGAATTTCAAACGGTGCTAATTTAACCGATGGAATAGATGGGCTTGCCGCTGGAACATCGGCTATTATGGTAATTGCTTTGGCAATATTTGCATGGGTTTCAGGAAATATCATTTTTGCCGATTATTTAGATGTCATGTATATTCCTAATTCTGGTGAAATGACGGTTTTTATATTCGCTTTTGCGGGTGCTTTAATCGGTTTTCTTTGGTATAATACTTATCCTGCTCAAGTTTTTATGGGTGATACAGGAAGTTTAACAATTGGTGGAATTATAGCCGTAATTGCTATTGCTATTCGTAAAGAATTGCTATTGCCAATATTAGCAGGTATTTTTGTAGTGGAAAATTTATCGGTAATACTTCAAGTTTTTTACTTTAAATATACCAAAAAGAGGTTTGGTGAAGGAAGACGTATTTTTAAGATGGCACCATTACATCATCATTATCAAAAATTAAATTACCACGAAAGTAAAATAGTAACTCGTTTTTGGATTGTTGGAATTTTACTAGCAGTTTTAACCATTGTAACCTTAAAATTAAGATAA